A section of the Triticum dicoccoides isolate Atlit2015 ecotype Zavitan chromosome 7A, WEW_v2.0, whole genome shotgun sequence genome encodes:
- the LOC119334730 gene encoding DNA (cytosine-5)-methyltransferase 1A-like isoform X2: protein MTKFPHLASTAGTKRRRPKLHKTEDETEDDNNINKENNGTTNNGHDTIVSKRPKRTAACSNFKQKAVDLSEEDMLVTIKEIRIEEETEAVRLTKTGPEDKKPRRKLCDFILHDGDGNPQPFEMSRSDGISITAVVMPFDADMKKPREKGIRCERFGPIKDWAISGYKENTVIIWLSTELADYECVKPASSYRSFFDLFSQKAHICVEVYRKLVRSVGGNPLLGLEELLASVVRSINSERSFNGTVRKDFVISIGEFIHNQLTALDHTANNDDEILSTLPALVALRNGCKSRVEFSRLAAMTSDGTLTIKDGQCKEATENEDEDEKLARLLQDEEEWKMNKKQRGKHENSQKNVYIKISETEIANDYPMPAYYKPSSVEMDEYMLDSEDAMLVEELPTRILNNWALYNSDARLIPLELIPMKAGAENDIVIFGSGFMREDDHNFCSTAESTQSSSSSSKSDQEDKGIAVYLSPIKEWVVEFGGEMICILIRTDIAWYKLRQPTKQYAPWCDTVLKTARLAVSVIALLKEQTRASKLAFADVVKRVAEFEKGHCAFISTNAALVERYVVVHGQIILQQFASYPERTIQQSAFITGLLAKMEERRHIKLAMKKKNQATRGENLNPSANMGPILKRKLMRATTTGLISKIWSDYYATHFPEDSKEGDENDDQKEIEEEQEENEDDDAEVEVKVDEEAVFRTPPSTRSKKSSTNACKEIEWEGQTVGKTLSGEVLYKCARVRDLSIAVGGAVTLEDDSGETIMCFVEYMHEKHDGTQMIHGRILQKGSHTVLGNAANEREVFFTNGCLEFETSDIKESVSVNFQQVPWGHKCRKEHLEAIKMERAKAEDRKRKGLPVEYICKSLYCPEKGAFFSLPSDKLGTGTGRCSSCEEREAVGDEFKILSETSFVLKNVTYSVHDFLYIRPEFFSEVEGQGTYKAGRNVGLKPYVVCHLQSIKASAGSKKANPESTKVSVRRLYRPDDISSAKAYSSDIREVYYSEDVVSVPVVMIEGKCEVTAKNDLPNPNLPVVVDHAFYCEYLYDPKTGALKQLPTNVKLTILTRKAQAVKKNKGKQICDVLQADSDKQKNVTPENCLATLDIFAGCGGLSEGLQLSGASRTKWAIEYEEPPGDAFGENHPEAVVFVENCNVILKAIMDKCGDVDDCISTTEASERAAKLSDEKIKNLPVPGEVEFINGGPPCQGFSGMNRFNQSPWSKVQCEMILAFLSFAEYFRPRLFLLENVRNFVSFNKGQTFRLTLASLLEMGYQVRFGILEAGAYGVAQSRKRAFIWAAAPGETLPDWPEPMHVFSSPELKINLPEGKYYAAAKSTAGGAPFRSITVRDTIGDLPPVENGASKPTIPYASEPVSWFQKKIRGDASSLSDHIAKEMNELNLIRCKHIPKRPGCDWHDLPDEKVKLSTGQTVELIPWCLPNTAKRHNQWKGLYGRLDWEGNFPTSVTDPQPMGKVGMCFHPDQDRIITVRECARSQGFPDGYHFAGNIQSKHRQIGNAVPPPLSYMLGRKLKQAIDGKPRLA, encoded by the exons ATGACGAAATTTCCGCATCTCGCTTCTACTGCAG GAACAAAGAGGCGCAGACCTAAGCTTCATAAGACGGAAGATGAGACCGAGGATGACAACAATATTAATAAAGAGAACAACGGTACCACTAACAATGGTCATGACACCATTGTCTCCAAGAGACCAAAGAGAACAGCTGCCTGTTCTAATTTCAAACAGAAGGCAGTTGACTTGTCTGAAGAAGATATGCTTGTCACAATCAAGGAAATTCGGATTGAAGAGGAAACAGAGGCTGTTAGGTTGACAAAAACAGGGCCTGAAGATAAGAAACCTCGCAGAAAACTCTGTGATTTCATCCTGCATGATGGAGATGGTAATCCGCAACCTTTTGAAATGTCTCGAAGTGATGGTATCTCCATAACAGCTGTTGTCATGCCCTTTGACGCTGATATGAAAAAGCCCAGGGAAAAGGGAATACGCTGTGAGAGATTTGGGCCAATCAAGGACTGGGCAATTTCTGGCTATAAAGAAAACACTGTGATAATTTGGCTCTCAACAGAACTAGCTGATTATGAATGTGTGAAGCCAGCAAGTAGTTACCGGTCTTTTTTTGATCTTTTCAGTCAGAAGGCCCATATCTGCGTTGAAGTTTACAGAAAGCTAGTCAGGTCAGTTGGCGGAAATCCTTTGCTGGGTCTGGAAGAGTTGCTTGCTAGTGTTGTACGTTCCATTAATTCAGAGAGAAGTTTCAATGGAACAGTGAGAAAGGACTTTGTAATCTCAATTGGTGAGTTTATCCATAACCAGCTTACTGCATTGGACCATACAGCAAACAACGATGATGAGATACTGTCCACACTGCCTGCTCTTGTTGCCCTAAGAAATGGATGTAAATCTAGGGTGGAATTCAGCAGGTTGGCAGCTATGACCTCAGATGGAACTCTGACGATCAAGGATGGGCAGTGTAAGGAGGCGACTgaaaacgaggatgaagatgagaaATTAGCAAGACTGTTGCAGGATGAGGAAGAGTGGAAGATGAACAAGAAGCAGAGAGGCAAGCATGAGAATTCACAGAAAAATGTCTATATCAAGATTAGTGAAACAGAGATCGCGAATGACTACCCAATGCCAGCATACTATAAACCATCTAGCGTAGAAATGGATGAGTACATGCTTGACAGCGAAGATGCCATGCTTGTGGAGGAACTGCCAACAAGAATACTCAACAATTGGGCTCTGTATAATTCAGATGCCAGACTTATCCCTTTGGAGCTCATTCCTATGAAGGCAGGTGCTGAAAATGACATAGTGATCTTTGGGTCTGGTTTTATGAGAGAAGATGATCATAACTTCTGTTCAACAGCCGAGTCAACACAGTCATCTTCTTCCTCAAGTAAATCTGACCAGGAAGATAAAGGGATTGCAGTTTATCTAAGTCCAATCAAGGAATGGGTTGTAGAATTTGGTGGTGAAATGATCTGCATATTAATTCGAACTGACATAGCTTG GTACAAATTACGCCAGCCAACAAAGCAGTATGCGCCATGGTGTGACACTGTCCTTAAAACAGCAAGGCTGGCTGTCAGTGTCATCGCCCTTCTAAAAGAACAAACTCGCGCTTCCAAACTTGCTTTCGCTGATGTTGTTAAGAGAGTAGCCGAATTTGAGAAAGGGCACTGTGCATTTATTTCAACAAATGCAGCGCTTGTTGAAAGATATGTTGTGGTGCATGGACAGATAATTCTTCAGCAGTTTGCAAGTTATCCAGAAAGGACTATTCAACAAAGTGCCTTCATCACTGGACTTCTTGCAAAGATGGAAGAACGAAGGCACATAAAACTAGCGATGAAGAAAAAAAATCAGGCAACAAGGGGAGAGAATCTGAACCCaagtgcaaatatgggcccaatacTTAAAAGAAAACTTATGCGTGCGACAACTACAGGGTTGATCAGCAAGATATGGAGTGATTACTATGCAACTCATTTCCCAGAGGATTCCAAGGAGGGAGATGAGAATGATGACCAGAAGGAAATTGAGGAGGAACAGGAAGAGAATGAAGATGATGATGCTGAGGTGGAGGTTAAAGTTGACGAGGAAGCTGTTTTTAGGACCCCACCATCAACGAGGTCTAAAAAGTCATCAACAAATGCTTGTAAAGAAATTGAATGGGAGGGCCAAACAGTTGGGAAAACACTCTCTGGAGAAGTTCTGTACAAATGTGCTAGAGTTCGAGATCTCAGTATTGCTGTTGGTGGGGCAGTCACACTAGAAGATGATTCAGGAGAAACCATCATGTGTTTTGTTGAGTATATGCATGAGAAACATGATGGTACACAAATGATCCATGGAAGAATTCTGCAAAAGGGTTCACACACTGTCCTTGGCAATGCTGCAAATGAACGAGAGGTTTTCTTTACTAATGGTTGTTTGGAATTCGAAACAAGTGACATCAAGGAATCAGTGTCCGTCAATTTTCAGCAGGTTCCTTGGGGCCACAAGTGCAGAAAGGAGCATTTAGAAGCTATTAAGATGGAGAGGGCCAAGGCAGAGGACAGGAAGAGGAAAGGTTTGCCTGTGGAGTATATCTGCAAAAGCTTATACTGTCCTGAGAAAGGTGCCTTTTTCTCCCTCCCTTCTGATAAACTGGGCACTGGAACTGGCCGCTGTAGTTCTTGTGAGGAGCGAGAAGCAGTTGGTGATGAATTCAAGATATTATCAGAGACCAGCTTTGTCCTCAAGAATGTTACATACAGTGTTCATGACTTTCTGTACATCAGGCCTGAGTTTTTCTCTGAAGTCGAGGGTCAGGGGACCTACAAGGCTGGAAGAAATGTAGGCCTGAAGCCTTATGTGGTGTGTCACCTGCAGAGTATCAAAGCTTCTGCTGGATCGAAGAAAGCTAATCCAGAATCAACCAAAGTCAGTGTAAGAAGGTTATACAGGCCAGATGATATTTCATCAGCTAAAGCTTACTCTTCAGACATCAGAGAG GTTTACTACAGTGAAGATGTAGTGAGTGTGCCAGTTGTGATGATAGAGGGGAAATGTGAGGTTACAGCAAAGAACGACCTTCCAAACCCAAATCTTCCAGTAGTGGTTGATCATGCCTTTTACTGTGAATATCTTTATGACCCTAAGACTGGAGCTCTCAAGCAG CTACCGACCAATGTTAAGCTCACGATCCTGACAAGGAAGGCACAGGCTGTAAAAAAGAATAAAGGAAAGCAGATTTGTGACGTTTTGCAAGCTGATTCTGACAAACAGAAGAATGTGACACCAGAAAACTGTCTTGCAACCCTTGATATTTTTGCTGGCTGTGGAGGTTTGTCTGAAGGGTTGCAGCTATCTG GCGCATCACGTACAAAATGGGCAATTGAATATGAAGAACCTCCTGGGGATGCATTTGGTGAAAATCATCCAGAGGCAGTGGTATTTGTGGAGAACTGCAATGTGATTCTGAA GGCAATAATGGACAAGTGTGGTGATGTTGATGATTGCATCTCAACTACCGAGGCTTCTGAACGGGCAGCTAAACTTTCAGATGAAAAGATTAAAAATCTCCCTGTGCCAGGTGAAGTAGAGTTCATCAATGGTGGCCCTCCATGCCAG GGGTTCTCTGGAATGAACAGATTCAACCAAAGTCCATGGAGCAAAGTTCAGTGTGAGATGATTTTGGCATTCCTGTCCTTTGCGGAGTATTTCCGGCCTAGGTTATTCCTTTTGGAAAATGTTAGGAACTTTGTTTCATTCAACAAAGGCCAGACCTTCAGACTGACACTAGCATCACTGCTGGAGATGGGATACCAG GTTCGGTTTGGGATTTTAGAGGCAGGTGCTTATGGTGTTGCACAGTCCAGGAAAAGGGCATTCATCTGGGCTGCTGCACCTGGGGAGACCCTTCCTGATTGGCCTGAACCGATGCACGTCTTCTCCAGCCCTGAGCTGAAAATCAATCTACCAGAAGGGAAATACTATGCCGCTGCTAAGAGCACTGCTGGAGGGGCTCCTTTCCGCTCTATAACAGTCAGGGATACAATTGGTGATCTGCCGCCGGTGGAGAATGGTGCCAGCAAACCAACAATACCG TATGCAAGTGAGCCTGTCTCCTGGTTCCAGAAGAAGATTCGAGGTGATGCATCTTCGCTGAGTGATCACATAGCTAAAGAAATGAATGAGCTCAATCTCATAAGGTGCAAGCACATCCCGAAGCGCCCTGGCTGTGACTGGCATGACCTCCCAGATGAGAAG GTGAAGCTATCGACAGGGCAAACGGTGGAGTTGATCCCTTGGTGCTTGCCGAACACGGCCAAGAGGCACAACCAGTGGAAAGGCTTGTACGGGAGGTTGGATTGGGAGGGCAACTTCCCCACATCTGTGACAGATCCCCAGCCAATGGGCAAGGTCGGCATGTGCTTCCACCCTGATCAGGACAGGATCATCACTGTTCGTGAGTGCGCCCGATCCCAG GGCTTCCCTGATGGATACCATTTCGCTGGCAACATCCAGAGCAAGCACCGGCAGATCGGGAACGCTGTGCCGCCTCCCCTCTCCTACATGCTAGGGAGGAAGCTCAAGCAAGCCATCGACGGCAAGCCTCGACTGGCTTAA
- the LOC119334035 gene encoding chaperone protein dnaJ 11, chloroplastic-like, which translates to MCPAAPTTADVPSRTHCSRIGCSCVAYGASIDELQCRSQTRYKGHYLYIISSRGRVAGARRCVLARASATMAPPARRTHYEVLGVGVGASRGEIKAAYRRLARDVHPDAAGAGGDEGFIRLHAAYATLADPDERARYDQDVASRAAVITTRRAAGPAFRRRTWETDQCW; encoded by the exons ATGTGCCCGGCCGCCCCAACTACAGCCGATGTGCCGTCCAGGACGCACTGCTCCCGCATTGGTTGCAGTTGTGTCGCGTATGGGGCCTCCATCGATGAGCTTCAGTGCCGCTCTCAAACGCGCTATAAAGGCCACTATCTATACATCATTTCATCGAGAG GTCGTGTCGCCGGAGCCCGGCGGTGCGTGCTGGCGCGGGCTTCTGCGACGATGGCACCACCGGCTAGGAGGACGCACTACGAGGTGCTCGGGGTGGGCGTGGGGGCCAGCAGGGGCGAGATCAAGGCGGCGTACCGGCGCCTGGCGAGGGACGTGCACCCGGACGCCGCAGGCGCAGGCGGCGACGAGGGGTTCATCCGGCTGCACGCGGCGTACGCCACGCTGGCCGACCCCGACGAGCGCGCGCGCTACGACCAGGATGTGGCCAGCCGCGCCGCGGTGATCACGACGCGGCGGGCGGCGGGGCCAGCGTTCCGACGCAGGACGTGGGAGACGGACCAGTGCTGGTAG
- the LOC119334730 gene encoding DNA (cytosine-5)-methyltransferase 1A-like isoform X1 — MTKFPHLASTAGTKRRRPKLHKTEDETEDDNNINKENNGTTNNGHDTIVSKRPKRTAACSNFKQKAVDLSEEDMLVTIKEIRIEEETEAVRLTKTGPEDKKPRRKLCDFILHDGDGNPQPFEMSRSDGISITAVVMPFDADMKKPREKGIRCERFGPIKDWAISGYKENTVIIWLSTELADYECVKPASSYRSFFDLFSQKAHICVEVYRKLVRSVGGNPLLGLEELLASVVRSINSERSFNGTVRKDFVISIGEFIHNQLTALDHTANNDDEILSTLPALVALRNGCKSRVEFSRLAAMTSDGTLTIKDGQCKEATENEDEDEKLARLLQDEEEWKMNKKQRGKHENSQKNVYIKISETEIANDYPMPAYYKPSSVEMDEYMLDSEDAMLVEELPTRILNNWALYNSDARLIPLELIPMKAGAENDIVIFGSGFMREDDHNFCSTAESTQSSSSSSKSDQEDKGIAVYLSPIKEWVVEFGGEMICILIRTDIAWYKLRQPTKQYAPWCDTVLKTARLAVSVIALLKEQTRASKLAFADVVKRVAEFEKGHCAFISTNAALVERYVVVHGQIILQQFASYPERTIQQSAFITGLLAKMEERRHIKLAMKKKNQATRGENLNPSANMGPILKRKLMRATTTGLISKIWSDYYATHFPEDSKEGDENDDQKEIEEEQEENEDDDAEVEVKVDEEAVFRTPPSTRSKKSSTNACKEIEWEGQTVGKTLSGEVLYKCARVRDLSIAVGGAVTLEDDSGETIMCFVEYMHEKHDGTQMIHGRILQKGSHTVLGNAANEREVFFTNGCLEFETSDIKESVSVNFQQVPWGHKCRKEHLEAIKMERAKAEDRKRKGLPVEYICKSLYCPEKGAFFSLPSDKLGTGTGRCSSCEEREAVGDEFKILSETSFVLKNVTYSVHDFLYIRPEFFSEVEGQGTYKAGRNVGLKPYVVCHLQSIKASAGSKKANPESTKVSVRRLYRPDDISSAKAYSSDIREVYYSEDVVSVPVVMIEGKCEVTAKNDLPNPNLPVVVDHAFYCEYLYDPKTGALKQLPTNVKLTILTRKAQAVKKNKGKQICDVLQADSDKQKNVTPENCLATLDIFAGCGGLSEGLQLSGASRTKWAIEYEEPPGDAFGENHPEAVVFVENCNVILKYAATFPPFGRTKPIIPVSPNSHVTICLCRAIMDKCGDVDDCISTTEASERAAKLSDEKIKNLPVPGEVEFINGGPPCQGFSGMNRFNQSPWSKVQCEMILAFLSFAEYFRPRLFLLENVRNFVSFNKGQTFRLTLASLLEMGYQVRFGILEAGAYGVAQSRKRAFIWAAAPGETLPDWPEPMHVFSSPELKINLPEGKYYAAAKSTAGGAPFRSITVRDTIGDLPPVENGASKPTIPYASEPVSWFQKKIRGDASSLSDHIAKEMNELNLIRCKHIPKRPGCDWHDLPDEKVKLSTGQTVELIPWCLPNTAKRHNQWKGLYGRLDWEGNFPTSVTDPQPMGKVGMCFHPDQDRIITVRECARSQGFPDGYHFAGNIQSKHRQIGNAVPPPLSYMLGRKLKQAIDGKPRLA; from the exons ATGACGAAATTTCCGCATCTCGCTTCTACTGCAG GAACAAAGAGGCGCAGACCTAAGCTTCATAAGACGGAAGATGAGACCGAGGATGACAACAATATTAATAAAGAGAACAACGGTACCACTAACAATGGTCATGACACCATTGTCTCCAAGAGACCAAAGAGAACAGCTGCCTGTTCTAATTTCAAACAGAAGGCAGTTGACTTGTCTGAAGAAGATATGCTTGTCACAATCAAGGAAATTCGGATTGAAGAGGAAACAGAGGCTGTTAGGTTGACAAAAACAGGGCCTGAAGATAAGAAACCTCGCAGAAAACTCTGTGATTTCATCCTGCATGATGGAGATGGTAATCCGCAACCTTTTGAAATGTCTCGAAGTGATGGTATCTCCATAACAGCTGTTGTCATGCCCTTTGACGCTGATATGAAAAAGCCCAGGGAAAAGGGAATACGCTGTGAGAGATTTGGGCCAATCAAGGACTGGGCAATTTCTGGCTATAAAGAAAACACTGTGATAATTTGGCTCTCAACAGAACTAGCTGATTATGAATGTGTGAAGCCAGCAAGTAGTTACCGGTCTTTTTTTGATCTTTTCAGTCAGAAGGCCCATATCTGCGTTGAAGTTTACAGAAAGCTAGTCAGGTCAGTTGGCGGAAATCCTTTGCTGGGTCTGGAAGAGTTGCTTGCTAGTGTTGTACGTTCCATTAATTCAGAGAGAAGTTTCAATGGAACAGTGAGAAAGGACTTTGTAATCTCAATTGGTGAGTTTATCCATAACCAGCTTACTGCATTGGACCATACAGCAAACAACGATGATGAGATACTGTCCACACTGCCTGCTCTTGTTGCCCTAAGAAATGGATGTAAATCTAGGGTGGAATTCAGCAGGTTGGCAGCTATGACCTCAGATGGAACTCTGACGATCAAGGATGGGCAGTGTAAGGAGGCGACTgaaaacgaggatgaagatgagaaATTAGCAAGACTGTTGCAGGATGAGGAAGAGTGGAAGATGAACAAGAAGCAGAGAGGCAAGCATGAGAATTCACAGAAAAATGTCTATATCAAGATTAGTGAAACAGAGATCGCGAATGACTACCCAATGCCAGCATACTATAAACCATCTAGCGTAGAAATGGATGAGTACATGCTTGACAGCGAAGATGCCATGCTTGTGGAGGAACTGCCAACAAGAATACTCAACAATTGGGCTCTGTATAATTCAGATGCCAGACTTATCCCTTTGGAGCTCATTCCTATGAAGGCAGGTGCTGAAAATGACATAGTGATCTTTGGGTCTGGTTTTATGAGAGAAGATGATCATAACTTCTGTTCAACAGCCGAGTCAACACAGTCATCTTCTTCCTCAAGTAAATCTGACCAGGAAGATAAAGGGATTGCAGTTTATCTAAGTCCAATCAAGGAATGGGTTGTAGAATTTGGTGGTGAAATGATCTGCATATTAATTCGAACTGACATAGCTTG GTACAAATTACGCCAGCCAACAAAGCAGTATGCGCCATGGTGTGACACTGTCCTTAAAACAGCAAGGCTGGCTGTCAGTGTCATCGCCCTTCTAAAAGAACAAACTCGCGCTTCCAAACTTGCTTTCGCTGATGTTGTTAAGAGAGTAGCCGAATTTGAGAAAGGGCACTGTGCATTTATTTCAACAAATGCAGCGCTTGTTGAAAGATATGTTGTGGTGCATGGACAGATAATTCTTCAGCAGTTTGCAAGTTATCCAGAAAGGACTATTCAACAAAGTGCCTTCATCACTGGACTTCTTGCAAAGATGGAAGAACGAAGGCACATAAAACTAGCGATGAAGAAAAAAAATCAGGCAACAAGGGGAGAGAATCTGAACCCaagtgcaaatatgggcccaatacTTAAAAGAAAACTTATGCGTGCGACAACTACAGGGTTGATCAGCAAGATATGGAGTGATTACTATGCAACTCATTTCCCAGAGGATTCCAAGGAGGGAGATGAGAATGATGACCAGAAGGAAATTGAGGAGGAACAGGAAGAGAATGAAGATGATGATGCTGAGGTGGAGGTTAAAGTTGACGAGGAAGCTGTTTTTAGGACCCCACCATCAACGAGGTCTAAAAAGTCATCAACAAATGCTTGTAAAGAAATTGAATGGGAGGGCCAAACAGTTGGGAAAACACTCTCTGGAGAAGTTCTGTACAAATGTGCTAGAGTTCGAGATCTCAGTATTGCTGTTGGTGGGGCAGTCACACTAGAAGATGATTCAGGAGAAACCATCATGTGTTTTGTTGAGTATATGCATGAGAAACATGATGGTACACAAATGATCCATGGAAGAATTCTGCAAAAGGGTTCACACACTGTCCTTGGCAATGCTGCAAATGAACGAGAGGTTTTCTTTACTAATGGTTGTTTGGAATTCGAAACAAGTGACATCAAGGAATCAGTGTCCGTCAATTTTCAGCAGGTTCCTTGGGGCCACAAGTGCAGAAAGGAGCATTTAGAAGCTATTAAGATGGAGAGGGCCAAGGCAGAGGACAGGAAGAGGAAAGGTTTGCCTGTGGAGTATATCTGCAAAAGCTTATACTGTCCTGAGAAAGGTGCCTTTTTCTCCCTCCCTTCTGATAAACTGGGCACTGGAACTGGCCGCTGTAGTTCTTGTGAGGAGCGAGAAGCAGTTGGTGATGAATTCAAGATATTATCAGAGACCAGCTTTGTCCTCAAGAATGTTACATACAGTGTTCATGACTTTCTGTACATCAGGCCTGAGTTTTTCTCTGAAGTCGAGGGTCAGGGGACCTACAAGGCTGGAAGAAATGTAGGCCTGAAGCCTTATGTGGTGTGTCACCTGCAGAGTATCAAAGCTTCTGCTGGATCGAAGAAAGCTAATCCAGAATCAACCAAAGTCAGTGTAAGAAGGTTATACAGGCCAGATGATATTTCATCAGCTAAAGCTTACTCTTCAGACATCAGAGAG GTTTACTACAGTGAAGATGTAGTGAGTGTGCCAGTTGTGATGATAGAGGGGAAATGTGAGGTTACAGCAAAGAACGACCTTCCAAACCCAAATCTTCCAGTAGTGGTTGATCATGCCTTTTACTGTGAATATCTTTATGACCCTAAGACTGGAGCTCTCAAGCAG CTACCGACCAATGTTAAGCTCACGATCCTGACAAGGAAGGCACAGGCTGTAAAAAAGAATAAAGGAAAGCAGATTTGTGACGTTTTGCAAGCTGATTCTGACAAACAGAAGAATGTGACACCAGAAAACTGTCTTGCAACCCTTGATATTTTTGCTGGCTGTGGAGGTTTGTCTGAAGGGTTGCAGCTATCTG GCGCATCACGTACAAAATGGGCAATTGAATATGAAGAACCTCCTGGGGATGCATTTGGTGAAAATCATCCAGAGGCAGTGGTATTTGTGGAGAACTGCAATGTGATTCTGAAGTATGCAGCCACCTTTCCCCCCTTTGGACGCACTAAACCTATTATTCCTGTATCTCCCAACTCACATGTGACCATTTGCCTTTGCAGGGCAATAATGGACAAGTGTGGTGATGTTGATGATTGCATCTCAACTACCGAGGCTTCTGAACGGGCAGCTAAACTTTCAGATGAAAAGATTAAAAATCTCCCTGTGCCAGGTGAAGTAGAGTTCATCAATGGTGGCCCTCCATGCCAG GGGTTCTCTGGAATGAACAGATTCAACCAAAGTCCATGGAGCAAAGTTCAGTGTGAGATGATTTTGGCATTCCTGTCCTTTGCGGAGTATTTCCGGCCTAGGTTATTCCTTTTGGAAAATGTTAGGAACTTTGTTTCATTCAACAAAGGCCAGACCTTCAGACTGACACTAGCATCACTGCTGGAGATGGGATACCAG GTTCGGTTTGGGATTTTAGAGGCAGGTGCTTATGGTGTTGCACAGTCCAGGAAAAGGGCATTCATCTGGGCTGCTGCACCTGGGGAGACCCTTCCTGATTGGCCTGAACCGATGCACGTCTTCTCCAGCCCTGAGCTGAAAATCAATCTACCAGAAGGGAAATACTATGCCGCTGCTAAGAGCACTGCTGGAGGGGCTCCTTTCCGCTCTATAACAGTCAGGGATACAATTGGTGATCTGCCGCCGGTGGAGAATGGTGCCAGCAAACCAACAATACCG TATGCAAGTGAGCCTGTCTCCTGGTTCCAGAAGAAGATTCGAGGTGATGCATCTTCGCTGAGTGATCACATAGCTAAAGAAATGAATGAGCTCAATCTCATAAGGTGCAAGCACATCCCGAAGCGCCCTGGCTGTGACTGGCATGACCTCCCAGATGAGAAG GTGAAGCTATCGACAGGGCAAACGGTGGAGTTGATCCCTTGGTGCTTGCCGAACACGGCCAAGAGGCACAACCAGTGGAAAGGCTTGTACGGGAGGTTGGATTGGGAGGGCAACTTCCCCACATCTGTGACAGATCCCCAGCCAATGGGCAAGGTCGGCATGTGCTTCCACCCTGATCAGGACAGGATCATCACTGTTCGTGAGTGCGCCCGATCCCAG GGCTTCCCTGATGGATACCATTTCGCTGGCAACATCCAGAGCAAGCACCGGCAGATCGGGAACGCTGTGCCGCCTCCCCTCTCCTACATGCTAGGGAGGAAGCTCAAGCAAGCCATCGACGGCAAGCCTCGACTGGCTTAA